The following proteins are co-located in the Haloplanus sp. HW8-1 genome:
- a CDS encoding response regulator has protein sequence MSARTDPIRVLHVDDDPRVLDLASTFFERESARTEIVTATTPSEGVDLLAGDDVDCVVSDYDMPDRNGIEFLEAVRADRPELPFILFTGKGSEEIASEAISAGVTDYVRKGPGTDQYTILANRIENAVEAARARERAARQEHINTLIREVNRRLVSAETAEEIERAVCESLADSEHYRFAWIGGADGDEIVASASAGDAAAYLDEVTIRRGESPEGRGPGGRAHRTGELQVVQRIPDDPSFEPWREVADRYGFESVAVVPVTYGDDHRGVLAIYADHPHAFEAVERAVLSELGETIESALDAADTRRRLETHEAAERRQREHYYRTLAEALPNGAVALFDTDLRYTVVGGTVFEKLDISQAEMEGEALADVHSDRFRRRYLDHYRAALAGETRRFEFEYDGRRFEAHVAPVRDECGRVVGGLSMTQERRERGSSPGSGADREPKSGTGARTGTD, from the coding sequence ATGAGTGCCAGAACCGACCCGATTCGGGTGTTGCACGTCGACGACGACCCGAGGGTGCTAGATCTGGCATCGACGTTCTTCGAACGGGAGTCGGCCCGGACCGAGATTGTCACGGCCACGACCCCGAGCGAGGGAGTCGACCTCCTCGCCGGCGACGACGTCGACTGTGTCGTCTCGGATTACGACATGCCCGACCGAAACGGCATCGAGTTCCTGGAGGCCGTCCGCGCGGACCGTCCCGAACTCCCCTTCATCCTCTTTACCGGCAAGGGAAGCGAGGAGATCGCCAGCGAGGCCATCTCCGCCGGCGTCACCGACTACGTACGCAAGGGTCCGGGGACGGATCAGTATACGATCCTGGCCAACCGGATCGAGAACGCCGTCGAGGCCGCCCGCGCCCGAGAACGGGCGGCGCGACAGGAACACATCAACACGCTGATTCGCGAGGTGAACCGTCGGCTGGTGTCGGCGGAGACCGCCGAGGAGATCGAACGGGCGGTGTGTGAGTCGCTCGCGGACTCCGAGCACTACCGGTTCGCGTGGATCGGCGGCGCCGACGGCGACGAGATCGTCGCCTCCGCCTCGGCGGGAGACGCCGCCGCCTATCTCGACGAGGTGACGATCCGCCGCGGCGAGAGCCCGGAGGGACGGGGGCCGGGCGGTCGAGCGCACCGAACGGGCGAGTTACAGGTCGTCCAGCGCATTCCAGACGATCCGTCGTTCGAGCCGTGGCGGGAGGTCGCCGACCGCTACGGGTTCGAATCCGTGGCGGTCGTGCCGGTCACGTACGGGGACGACCACCGCGGCGTCCTCGCCATCTACGCCGACCATCCCCACGCCTTCGAGGCGGTCGAGCGGGCGGTGCTCTCCGAACTCGGGGAGACGATCGAGAGCGCACTCGACGCGGCCGACACGCGGCGGCGCCTGGAAACCCACGAGGCGGCCGAACGGCGGCAGCGGGAACATTACTACCGGACGCTCGCGGAGGCGCTTCCCAACGGCGCCGTCGCGCTGTTCGACACCGACCTTCGCTACACCGTGGTCGGCGGGACGGTGTTCGAGAAACTGGATATCTCGCAGGCGGAGATGGAAGGCGAGGCGCTGGCTGACGTCCACTCGGATCGGTTCCGTCGGCGGTATCTGGACCACTACCGGGCCGCGCTCGCCGGCGAGACGCGGCGTTTCGAGTTCGAGTACGACGGCCGCCGGTTCGAGGCCCACGTCGCGCCCGTCCGCGACGAGTGCGGGCGGGTCGTCGGTGGGTTGTCGATGACGCAGGAACGCCGCGAACGGGGATCGAGCCCCGGGTCCGGCGCCGATCGGGAGCCGAAATCGGGGACCGGGGCGAGGACGGGGACCGACTGA
- a CDS encoding ABC transporter permease, protein MIALPDRLADPVVVRGLGQVAAATALAAVVIAISSLRDLGLERELGGSFARGFVQVLAMGALIGALFAIPLAYSGVLLAAMVCYAAWESRKRGDGVPRAFRISVVSLALGSGVVIVTMVAAGAIERTVRNLVPVGGMIIANAMKTNSLTLDRFQGEVESNRAEIEAVLALGVPPERAVSEFVTESVRASLIPVVDAMRTLGLVYIPGMMAGMILGGANPIYAAEYQFVIMGMIFAAGGLTSMTTSLLLSRAAFTDAAQLRPFDPVDRTLLGTLRAALNREG, encoded by the coding sequence GTGATCGCCCTCCCCGACCGACTGGCCGATCCGGTCGTCGTCCGTGGCCTCGGCCAGGTGGCCGCCGCGACGGCGCTCGCGGCGGTCGTCATCGCCATCTCGTCGCTCCGGGACCTGGGGCTGGAGCGGGAACTCGGCGGCTCCTTCGCCCGGGGGTTCGTCCAGGTGCTCGCGATGGGCGCGCTCATCGGCGCGCTCTTTGCCATCCCGCTGGCCTACTCGGGGGTCCTGCTCGCCGCGATGGTCTGTTATGCCGCCTGGGAGTCGCGCAAGCGCGGCGACGGCGTCCCCAGGGCCTTCCGCATCTCCGTCGTCTCCCTCGCGCTCGGATCGGGGGTCGTCATCGTGACGATGGTGGCCGCGGGCGCCATCGAGCGGACGGTTCGGAACCTGGTCCCGGTCGGCGGCATGATCATCGCGAACGCGATGAAGACGAACTCGCTCACGCTCGATCGCTTCCAGGGCGAGGTGGAGTCGAACCGGGCGGAGATCGAGGCCGTCCTTGCGCTCGGCGTCCCCCCCGAACGGGCCGTCTCGGAGTTCGTCACGGAGTCGGTGCGGGCGTCGCTCATCCCCGTCGTCGACGCGATGCGGACGCTCGGGCTGGTGTACATCCCGGGGATGATGGCGGGGATGATCCTCGGCGGCGCGAACCCCATCTACGCCGCCGAGTACCAGTTCGTCATCATGGGGATGATCTTCGCCGCCGGGGGCCTGACCAGCATGACGACCAGCCTCCTGCTCTCGCGGGCGGCCTTCACCGACGCCGCACAGCTCCGGCCGTTCGACCCCGTCGATCGGACCCTGCTCGGGACGCTACGGGCGGCCCTGAACAGGGAGGGATGA